GAAATATCCTGCACTGACTGTTTCTGGAGCTTCAGAATATTATCAGCCTTTAGTCAACTAACTGTGTTTCTTGAGGACaccaaacaacaataattattattagtaaatttttagctcaggataatgattttccagctttctgattggttccctcagcccatcatatgagccattatcgttaagtttgaccaaataagaaaaaactgatggcgaatttcttgtgctgaaattttgggggtcggaaaaaattgtttcgcggcttcgtcggtaaagaaaatgtcacgatttgaggaggtttcacccgaaaaaatcaagagaattgcttgaaaatttactaaaacagttcttcttctcggacttgccggatatgagctgataataaccaactcggcctacggcctcgttggttatatatatcagctcatatccggcacgtcctcgaagaataactgttaattattctttgaaatcaatgtgaatagtggcagaatatttaccaaGCCGCAAAGCGGCAAGGTAAATCTTCTGCTACTATGCACTGAGCAATCAGAGTTAATGCTTAACATTTGGATCATGCATCATAGaatgtgttcacatgacgtcacggcagccaaaacggcggccatcttggtggagtgaaatattcttttggggattaaactctatttttatgtaaatccctccttttgtttcactatgcaaatatggcttccgGTCATATGAGCAAACACACTCTATTCATTCCTCAAGGAGAGAATAATGCTCAAGAATTATAcggcgatgaaccaatcagattgattgaaacaccaagatcattGAGTGAGTTATTTGTTTGATGTTATTTGTCAGATAATGGTCAAAAGAataaaaagctgacattttgagtgaTAACCCCTTGTGTTTACCAATTAACTCTATTGAATGGTTATTGAAATGTCAGTCTCCaaatcttttgacagtggtaaATTAACCATTAAATTAACAGACAATTTGTGTCATCACAGCAACATTACCTCGTGGAATTCTGTAGCCTGTTTCACCAGGTTTCCTCAGATTGCGCAAAGTGTGATCAGAATGGATATTGATTGCCATTCCAATAAAAAACAGTACTGCACCAAAGATAAAGCAGGGATTTAAGAGCCAGGTCTTCTCATAATAAGCAAATTGAGATAAATATCTTGCCTGTAGGTAGCCATTGTAGATACAAAACACAAAGGCtagaaatgccaaaaaaaaaggcGTTGGTTTTCCACCTTTGATAAGCCAGGGATAAATTAGAGATCTGTGGAAACATTTTAACAAAGGATACATGAGGACTAAACTGTCTAGCTCTGTTAATCAACGTGAAATGCAAGGACAGACAAGAGATACACCATTTCAAAATCACCACAATAAAAggtttctgattggcttatttaATGGCTAGACAGACACCCCTGTGTCAAATCACTACCTGTGAGTATAATGCAGTAGTAACAGAGATAGCAAAATACTATTAGGTGTGAACCCTACGACATCTTCTCGTGCGTAACAGACAAGTATACAAGGCACAACAAATGCAGGAAGTTCTTGTGCGAACCAAGCAACTCTACACTCTTAAAGTTGGGTTTTCAATTTAAGGAGCGAATCATTGTTCCAATAACTGGCGATTACTTATTTTGAGCTTAGGAAACTGGATTTAAGATGAGTGTACTAGATTTTAAACTGGTTTCTCACTTCTAGAAATTGAATTTAAGAACAGCAATAgacttaaaataatgttttgaaaaccagaatttgtttcttattttcaggTTAGTTTCTCTTAGATTGATTCTTACTTTCAAAACCTTCTTACAAGTTAAAGTTCAATTCAACTTACCAGCGCCGATTGGagtcatttttattcactttttcttttcgcGTAATCTATTGTCGGCGCAACCTTGTCAGAGTCTCGCTTTTGATCAGTAGGACGAAGCAatgtttacaaatgaaaatcaatttattgGAGAAAACGCAAGAACATCAACTTTAACTGCCACATTTGTAAGAGCTGTTGTAAATCCACATCTCATGTGCACCCCCTGACAACTGAATTAATGTTTATCCCCTCGCAAATATGCGGTAGGTAGCGCACAAATTACTGTGATTCAGCGAAATTGTTCCACGCAACAAGATGAACTAAATGATAcaaatatataacaattattccatgagcccgcgttagatatgaagtgataaaataaccaacgagcgcgtagcgtgagttggttataatcactccatatccaacaagggcgaatggaataattgttttagtaaattctcaaaccgggttttgccaccgatttttatttccacaattttacaacGCGTCCGGAAAGAGCATACAACTTTTGGTCACACGCGCCCCGACTCCcgccatcacctgattattacataacaaaaagctgaatgaaagtgacagctacgcaaacgacaatctgtcgttaacttgtggcgaaaaccaagctcgaattatttaaccggtgaaatacaaggtaaacagacgattttggaagttttcaaatgtgaagaaagtgttcaaagtttagaaagatttAAGTCTTGTGCATGTTCGTGGGCTATACTTTCAAAACTAAACGTTGTGGTTTTAAGGCAACTggtcatttcttcgatgaaaataactgagaagttgcatgggcaatgcttctggttaatttgactgtggctcgtggtgttgttttaaacgaccatttgaagatgttggagctgttcatgtttgtgacaggtcagtacAGCTTTAATCTTTTCGTCTTACGgcttattattttttgtaagacagtttactcattgtcaattcttatgtgttactgagaaattatatgtgtgctggttaaaattattttggactaAAATAGACTGACTAACGCACGTTAATATAAAAGTATTAATTTTcctcatactgagaattatgtcatcccGAAACGAATGCAGTTAGTTTTACAGTATGttggcttcccttgttttgatgtcttcttacaaaactgcACTAAAGGAAGATACACgccaatgtcttttggatttaatgtaAGATGCTGTATggtagttgaaagctacattgtttacgtattttgcacaaacattgaattgtttagggacggtcattatttatgtagaaggagggggtgggagaaaaattgggggggcaaggctatttttaattagcaaagaggggagctattgttattttctggtacaaagataagtaatggtaataggactgagtggaatccaattcggtctgtaatcatacgagtgataagaaaatcggacgaccgcgcagcgggagtccaatttgtttatcacgagtatgattacagaccaaattggacgacacaaagtcctattaccaattaatcataaaaattacaatttccaaggAAGAAAATATAgtcaagttatgtgacaaagggaaattttacattaaaaaactgacaaagaatgcataaatttaggagtttgcacactgttttctatagtgattgaaaccaaggttgtgattggttgatttaaactacaactttatatgttattggttgatttaaactacaactttgaatttgattggtttggttgaactgtccaataacaaactgttcgataacaagctgtctgataacaacttggcaagtgaattagtggaaaataggtaggagttttttaaaccaatcacaattaaggaaattgtaatttttatgattagtatCTTTATACTTCATCCTAAGTCTAACTtccttgaattgacttcttatactgtaaatcttgctgaatcatattaTCCccctaatcataaaaattacaatttcctcaattgtgattggtttaaaaaactcctattttccactaattcacttgccaagttgttatcggacagttcagcaaaccaatcaaattcaaagttgtagtttaaatcaaccaataacatataaagttgtagtttaaatcaaccaatcacaaccttggtttcgatcactatagaaacagtgtacaaactcctaaatttatgcatcctttgtcagttttttaatgtaaaatttccctttgtcacataacttggctatttttcttttctcagaaattgtaatttttatgattaattggtaataggactttgtgtcgtccaattcagtctgtaatcatacttgtgataaacaaatcggactcccgctgcgcggtcgtccgattttgttatcactcgtatgattacagaccgaattggactccactcagtcctattatcattacttaaaacactgatactctgataagtaatttaatgtcatgacatttgttgtgtcatcaacatgtgaattgaacaaaacacaataacattgtttctaaagaccacaagaagtaacgaaaaactggacactggtCGACACGatacactgactttgtaatttaagaggttagttgaaggttatccaaaatcatctaataatttgtagactTTGCCCTTTGTCGTCTCCAAGGGGAAAAAACATCCGGCagctgttcttgtttctaacagttatcctttttctttcttgcagaaacttatcaagaccagaagaaaacacaacagtgctgaacccaccaccgaattcaaatctactgcagtcttaccttatgtcaaaggtctATCCAAACAACTTCACAGCTGTTTACAGCAATAaggggtgtgtgctgttttcaagtcggagactacgctaagctcttgggtattttaggcgttatgctagtgtaaaaattttgtacgcatgtgtggagcagcaaaaccactcttaaataatgtgtatgaagtgatttaaatttctctctggttaaaaaaaaaagccagttaatttagtttatcttcccttgtttcagagcaatattattatcataatctaagacaaagaaaaaaggacaaagaggccagggctttatgtttgaacaaaactcttcatttCTGTCAGACTATagagggagctactttgtatttcattataatgatggtacaatgacagctggaatttattgacttgtttgtcaagtgtattctctaagagcaaaatagagaaaaacttATGagaatactagtaatattagatttgtaaatgcacatgcaaggagtctgtttgaagaaattaaattttgtttagaatagataactcatgtcagcagacagcctctctctgtaggcacatatcgaaaaataatgtactcaaatgaagtcagcagggATATCTATCTCGAGAAGAAgcactattgaatttgattacgtaaaaattctagcaatattataaattacgattTAATCTCATCTCAGATTGGTCAAAAAGTGAAGGGTGAAGTCatgcatgaaaacggatttgaatttgaagcagattaattttgaagcattatcattgagctgttagtttgctgacgtcattagcgtgctcaataagaatatgaagcatgctcgtgctattgaatttatgttataaacctttatgaactcctgcagtcattgtttttattataacaTAGAACTGACACATGTATTCGTTTTGTGAGTTAATGTAAAGTAGGCTGACAAGTTACAACTCTAGGTAACAGCACATGGAATGTACAAAGGACTTCACATTGTAGTTCAATCATCTtgatacaataataaattgCTCATAACTTTGTGTTATGACCAGTATTTGAGAGTTTTTATCAGTGTTTTATGTCTGGATGTTATGTCAACTGCAACTATATAGCTAAGAACTTTGAAGGTGAGTAATGGATCCCACAGACCAAGGAGGAGAAACTTATGACCAGTTCCAACTCAatcactgcaagaaaaacatgatTTCTGGAAGTGATGAGCACcttcactgtttttgtttttgtttttttttttttgtttggggggggggtcaaaataagacactaaaattttaaagcaagaattttATTCTGtgtaactgaaataagaacTCTTTTTAATATaagtatttttctcaaattaagaAACCCTTTTCAAGAACACAAGTTCTTGAACTGTTGTTAAGACTAAGAATTCGTGTCctcaaaagaagaaagtttagccttaaattaagaattaatccctgttttcttgaaatgagaccatttttcttaaaacaatgaattgtTCTTAAATGAAGAGAGAATTACTTAAAATGAGAAATTCATTGTAAGAAATTTGCGTTCTGaaactattatttgttttaagaaatttatgttcttaaaagaagaaatcaggTTTAAGAGTGCTAGGTGGAACTCCAAAACCATATTTTTTTGCGGATTTTACAGAGAAGTAGCGTCCGTATTCAGCTTTAAGGAAAATCAACAAAAAGGCGACAATAACTGCAGTGATTATCATGACAACAGATGCAAGGTAAATGAATTGCAACTCATCCAATTCTCGTGTAAAGGAGAAAGAAGGTGAAGCCATTTTGGAAACGAAGAATGTGGTCCATGTAAGACCAAATGTATTATATTTTGATCACGTGGTCACAGCAGGCCACGTATCGTGTGGCGCgaagttgaattttctttcgCCATGAAACTCGAAATTTATAACCAGATACTAACTCTGATGCATACATATGGCTCACGGGACTGTTTAAAAACCATAGCCTTACAGTATCCAGGGTAAGCATGATTAAAGTGTTTCCTTGACCGTTCACGAGAAAGGGTTTATTATGTAAAACAACATTTAGCTCTTTAGGAACCCCTGCAAGAAAGATTTTGGTTGCTCGGTTACCTCAGTGCAAGAAGTAGTGCCTGTtatattttttccttgtttcgtTATCTCGTGCTGGGGTTTGCTAAATGTTTAATGgctctttgattttatttgctgtacgtcatccgtgagtttgacaggcTCTTACCATTTATTACCTccaactgaaaaagaaaaaagaaaagagctcGACTGAAAAGGTTAAGCGCTGTTGAAGTTCTATGTACTTTTTAGTAGTTCTTGTTAAGGGTTGTACAGTCTTACTTCCAACTCCCTCTCACTCTCCAAAGTGGAAAGTGCTCTCTTTACTTACACCATGACAGTTTATTAAGTTACAACAGAAGTTCACTCTGCCACGTTGCATCAAAACAGCACACCATTCTCCTCGCATGAAGTGGGCTATTGAAGTTCCAGGCAGTGAGAAGAAGTGGCAACAAGAATGGGTTCCAATGTGTAGTCTGGCTCCCCGGTGGAGGGACCCCCATATGAAACAGCCGGGGATGCTAGTCATCTCGCTtagggtgtaaattttggattttggtctcgctaaGGGTGTTTTGGGCacagcgccaatattttaagctgccaagaAACGCAGAATTAcacgaagagaaacagaagtcaaatttttttaaaaatttgttttgtttttgaaatttgtgtgtttttatGCAGTCTCTTTCAGGGGTAAAAATCTGGTTAAGCCACGgacagattggtctcctttaggggtcacaaaaagcttgagccatgCCCAGATGATCTCCTTTAGgtgttaaattcaaaattttggaCGAGCATTcctgtctgttccatatgggagtTCCCCACCCCCTTTGTTGGTTtgaaatacaaataaaaatagtatacaactatccctgcgaaggggaggtgaatagtggtggataattaccgagacgcaaagcgtcaaggtatatatccaccgctcttcaccgaccctgagggggatagttttTTTAGTATGTACCAAATGAGATGGAttgaaaaatgctgttttaattaatggccacaatttcttcttctgaaactttcgaaaattgctatccactgatttggtaaatactaattattgttatagACAGAAGGTGTCTTGGGAAAGGTTTTTAGTGATTGGAAAGCATgtacaatatatatttttagagCAAGGATTATTATTCAAGGGTAtttgtgcaataattattaatgtctATTGCCTGATTCTACTTTCAGTGTCACCTACAATACTCTTGTCAGTATATACTCACAAGATTATCAGGTATTGAATAATGGTACAAGTGATGTACCTTTGTATCACCTTGAAGATTATTTGTAGGAGATTTGAGTTGTtttaaatagggttaaatgcaatttaacttagttaacgatcaggagcaagttgcacagtttgtcaggcgtggcgtAGCGTGTTAGCATTAGGGTTTATTGCGGGGTTGTCTGAAGCATTTGTAGTGCGCGTGTTTTGTTGGTccgtggggtgcttgcccagggcgttttcgggcagttctagcggtcagcggctcctttgcatattaggcGTGTGCTTGCGCATGTCCttgtggctttggcttggctcagcgttcggtgtggtggcgttcgtgtgctttctagtttctcccctccctcctctccctattcggggaagcagtggcttctcctcaatagtttctccattgaactcagTGTTCAGTGTGATGGgcgcttgatttggggtctggggtggcgggcggggctcgtggctgggttgcgggtagggcaggcttatggggtgtttcaccaacctgggtttgggttgttggtgtcagtccccagatccttgagcacccaacctccctTTGCAACACAGGCGTTAACTTACATTAACACATGGAGCAAGTAGTATTGATATTTTGTATgatcattgttgttattattattattattattattattattattttctttttttttttcacagaaaaagACTCGAAAAAATCACCACAAGCACCACAAGTTGGAAGTGATGGAAAGCTACTATGAAAGGTAGCAACACttcattttcaaataattatgtaaaatcaagatttgaattatttttattgatctGAGCAGTAGTTGATTCACTGTACGTGATACAGACAAAAATTGTGAATTCTACTTAGAACGATTAAAACTTTGAACCTGATTGTGTCAGAATATATTTGTCTGTTTGCTGTATAGTCATAGAAAAGATTTCATGTTAAGAAATTGTCAGCTGTGGAGCTATTGTAAAATGGTATTTTTTCTAAAGGGAAGAAATTAATTAAGATGCTATTCAACATCTTCGGAATCTGCTGTGCAATTTCTTTGAAATGTTTCTAATTATGTGTCCAGAAATCCGCACAATTGCAAGTGCATGGTCAACTTTGAAAAATGTCACAGAGTGTACCTGAAGTCTTAGTGTAAACCAAAATAAAAAGGACAGGGTGTATATCAGTAAAATTTGTACTGCTCTATGCATGTAAAACATGCATTAATATTACAATGTACATAGTACAGTCAAACCTTGATTATCCAAAGTTGGAGGGAGTAAGCTGAACTGCCTTGATAATCAAGAAAATATGAATATGAAAGAGCCAAGAAAAATACTCAATAACTTCAAGAAGAGTCAGTGAAATTTCACTCAGCAATGGAGCAAATCTGAGCCAATTAGAACTCATTGAAATATAACAGATTTTGAGTTGAAACTAATTCAGTTCACACCTGAGTTTCATCAcataatttgaagaaaaaatgttCTGCTGCAGACACAAAATatgactaattaatattcatgaaaaactggGCCCAGGAAGCAATAATTGAGAAATCCAGATAATTGAGGGTGGACTGTAAAACATGCATTgtgatataattttattattgtaaaacaTGCAGTGCTTTTTGCATGCCTTTCAATTGCCATTTTAGGTATCTGGCAGGTGTAACCCAGGGGGGTAGTGAACCAATTTTATTAAGAATTGCTGAGGAAATTGATCTGTCTCATTCACTCCTGGCAAGAATTGTATTAGAAAGGCATCTTTCCCACACATGTTTCAATGGGGAAAATCGTGAGTAACCTTATATTTGTGATAACTTTAAGTTCTGGAGCAACCTTAATCACAGGGAGCAGAGGAGTCCTATTTGACCGTATTTCTAGTTAAATTCATCGTACAATTGTAGCGCGAATCGATCTGTATAGAAATCATATCCTATTGTCgtacataataattccccatacataacGTACCTACCATTCTCACATCGAATGCCGCATACAGCAGTCACTGCGGGCTAATCACTAGTGGTGACTAACAGTAAGAATAGAGACTCTTTTTTTACTCTCGGCACTTCGTGCCTCGTACGGAAAGCTTCGCTTTCCGGAATCGTCGCCCTTCGGGCGCCGACCATTTAAGCGGATAGGATTTCAACCGGCGCGATTTGAATTAACAACATATCAATTCGCGCTACAATTGTAAGGTGCACGTAAATTTATAAACTAGAAATACGGTCAAATAGGACTCCTGTGCCTGTGGGAAGAGTAATCCTTTCAGAAGTTACTTGGAAGTCAGGAAGTCAATTGAGTTTGTTGTGCATATTGATGtaatatttgtttttacctCTGATCTGTGTTCCTTTACTTGCAATTATCCCAGGATTAGCAGTGTTTGTTAGCAGGGAGATCTTTCTACCTCCAGGTTTTGTTATTCCTTTCACTATCAATCTGGACCTAGTACCTGACATGCACGAAATGAGTTAAACGTGTCAATGAGGAACTTGGATTAAAACCACTGCTTTCTAGTTTGGCTCTGACATAGTCAGAGTAAGTTTCAGGTATCTGACAGCTGTTGTGCACCTGTGACTCACTGAAAACTTAAATCCCTAAATCTTTATGTATTGAGTAGAACTTTATAccatattaatttattttgttaatgCTTTTTGCATAGCTCCAAAGGGAATTGTGAGTCAAATGATGAAAGACCCTCTTGGTCAAATCAGGAACAAAACACTTGCTATTGAGGTGCATCAGGTAATGatcattaataatgataattattcttattcttatcAGTGGAGCTTCAGCGTGCAAAGCATGCCAGCAAAAAAAATTGGTGCAGGCAATGGAACAGCAAGTTTGTTCGCGGAGTCCCTGAACGGTTAACAAACAGCTCGCTCAGACACTCGGGTGTAAAACCATTTAAAGATTTAAATACCATAACAGCTTTCTGCATTTCACGCTGAGCTCTTAATTTTCTCCACCCAAGTTTACTAAACAAGTGTTCAACATTAGTGTCATAGGtggaaaaagtcaaaattcgaGTAGCACGATTTTGTAACTTCTCCAACTTATTTGAACGCGTCAAGTCGCAGTTTCCCCGCACAACACTGCAGTACTCATAGTGAGGCCGCACTTAGGCATTGAAAATAAGCTTCAGAGTTTGAGCAGGAACTAATGATCGGATTCGTTCGAGTTTGTCGATGCAAATGTCTTTGTTGAGGTCTCAATATGAGAGCTCCAAGAGAGATTTTCATCTTTTTAGACGCCTACGGATTTTGCTGTAGGTACTTGCTTAACATGAACCATAGTTAGTCCCTCGACTAACTATGCATGAACACCGCCAATGGTGTGTTGTTACTCTTTGTCTTTGCATAGTTACGGTAAGCCATCTTGCTTTTCATGTATTTCATTCATGTAACTCATGAACTCGGACTAACATGGGGTTCCTTGAAATGTtgaaagacaaacaaaattcaTTTCCGCTTATTTATCGCAAACCGCGATCAAAATCTTGTAGTACCCATGCTGTCACAGAAATAAAGAGAGATGAAAAACTGTAGGTCGTTTCCGAATTATCTTTGGCCtcgttttcaaagcgagtcctggtgctcacttttcatatgaaaattagtttttattcacatgcaaatgaaactaattttcatatgaaaggatgagcagcAGGACTCGCtctgaaaaagaggccaaaggtaattcggaaatggcctattcatgTAGAGAGCCAATTTGTGTATTTGTTGTCAGTGCATACTAAATGACCCAAATTATGGACCCTTGGTGGACAACATTAAAAGGTATGCATAACTGTTTGTTAGACATTTTGAATTATATAAGTTATTCTCGTATTCTAATTAGTTCTCGCCTATGagctattagaggacagacgcacagatgacaaCAGCGCTCGactcaagttttttttaattttttgaattctgaatttgaaccaatcacaattctttgctaagcatagcaaccaatcagttcgcttcattttttatagacacaagatcacgtcagtgctattttcgtgtctgtcaaagtggcgaaatttgaaataaaagggcattttttccgtgtagtttaatttttttattatataaaacaaatagattccatgttgccgtgcgtctgttcagtaatacatcacagaggacgtcaaaatgtggtaagaacatcagtgacacactcggctgcgcttcgtgtgccacttttttgttcttaccacattttgacgtcatctgtga
This genomic window from Acropora muricata isolate sample 2 chromosome 2, ASM3666990v1, whole genome shotgun sequence contains:
- the LOC136898491 gene encoding CDAN1-interacting nuclease 1-like isoform X2; this translates as MKLEIYNQILTLMHTYGSRDCLKTIALQYPGVTYNTLVSIYSQDYQKKTRKNHHKHHKLEVMESYYERYLAGVTQGGSEPILLRIAEEIDLSHSLLARIVLERHLSHTCFNGENPPKGIVSQMMKDPLGQIRNKTLAIEVHQCILNDPNYGPLVDNIKRSIGYEYELILREKLQNRGIPFIGEDDMRSRGYDKTPDCKLEIPIAVDGFVVNWIESKASFGDEYNHETYLKDQFWSYWNS
- the LOC136898496 gene encoding 3-oxo-5-alpha-steroid 4-dehydrogenase 1-like isoform X2, which encodes MTPIGAAFVFCIYNGYLQARYLSQFAYYEKTWLLNPCFIFGAVLFFIGMAINIHSDHTLRNLRKPGETGYRIPRGGMFTYVSGANFFGEIVEWSGFALACWSLPSLAFAVFTALNIGPRAIQHHRWYLEKFEDYPKSRKAIIPFLL
- the LOC136898491 gene encoding CDAN1-interacting nuclease 1-like isoform X1, whose translation is MKLEIYNQILTLMHTYGSRDCLKTIALQYPGVTYNTLVSIYSQDYQKKTRKNHHKHHKLEVMESYYERYLAGVTQGGSEPILLRIAEEIDLSHSLLARIVLERHLSHTCFNGENPPKGIVSQMMKDPLGQIRNKTLAIEVHQCILNDPNYGPLVDNIKRSIGYEYELILREKLQNRGIPFIGEDDMRSRGYDKTPDCKLEIPIAVDGFVVNWIESKASFGDEYNHETYLKDQFWSYWNRFGPGMVIYWFGFIDELDCNRDRGIILKDDFPADIVTLESLLENV
- the LOC136898496 gene encoding 3-oxo-5-alpha-steroid 4-dehydrogenase 1-like isoform X1 → MASPSFSFTRELDELQFIYLASVVMIITAVIVAFLLIFLKAEYGRYFSVKSAKKYGFGVPPRVAWFAQELPAFVVPCILVCYAREDVVGFTPNSILLSLLLLHYTHRSLIYPWLIKGGKPTPFFLAFLAFVFCIYNGYLQARYLSQFAYYEKTWLLNPCFIFGAVLFFIGMAINIHSDHTLRNLRKPGETGYRIPRGGMFTYVSGANFFGEIVEWSGFALACWSLPSLAFAVFTALNIGPRAIQHHRWYLEKFEDYPKSRKAIIPFLL